A DNA window from Bdellovibrio sp. BCCA contains the following coding sequences:
- a CDS encoding tetratricopeptide repeat protein — protein MMRTVVLLLAFHLFSLYCFAAEKNAKGLLPEVRLNSSEDENEKKAFSSEIMITRSENKAIESLQAIIKKKKGSKEEADLWYRLAEMYMRRSKSGRFFDLHQDTPLLKLSPFPVPNEKGSEAVKRAIKIYTKIEIDFPNFKQMDAVLFNNAFANQQVAQYKQSEALYQKLLTRFPKSPLIADGTLAVGELLYDQGKFREALEHFLKVEKFPNSRVFSYGMYKAAWAYYNLRDSDNGIKKLVEVVKTNPPLQDGEVPTNRHNLRREALRDLTVFIGDSYPSNKLFSFFEDITTEDELGQAMIDLAKLYDSHSRQKEMNVFLEEYIDKRSSGPDVVKSHLLLVEANETLKKRDKVIDHLQSASDLCKRDSTWRSLQKAEDAKVSCEEEFRHTSLDMAKKWWEIWLKNKQNVAFSDLTQKLFKLILENEDPTKPDLKTRYAYAELLFQLEKFDEASTQYKMVGDKATEEPLRHDANYAALYSKEKSLEKGKDPLKEAERKELAANYLAKHPTGKYSTLVRFKVGHIAYEESNYVEAEKLLRPLAQLKGADNADIKKKSEDLILDMLNIRKDYAGIKDFSKQVMNSTTDDSRKKNMNKILEEAHFTEIQEFAKGGDKDQASQKLIAFAKEHENSKLSQDALWQALSLLYAEGKIYDAAELSMKFVQKYPEDKRNLDALKDAAKAYADVGQISKSAETLLKVADLDKKNRNAHLELAADIYLLEKKNKEARAAYMGMLNGADNKTLSRIYGKLMDSYKNEPRSAELEKLQNQVLAKGIEPYTTQIMIDRAKALLDSGKSTAAFDLAMKANGRDVAPEIRAEARLIQARILEKELAQQSVKAREEKFAMVLSLKTEKLDKAHTAYFTTLKMSKDPYQQLEAMRGIDRCYGNFIESLQTMPLPASLTPADQEALRAEIAKLTAPIQEKKNENEAKLKVLAASKGQAASTERVFANIRVDQTVPPLVQYPAPEKMTAFLPSSGDMTIGKVSRFETRSPKACNKSAIMTGQLQSVNTYEVAGNCYYSKQYEMVEKLGLELAKNKDTRALGLFYASLGSEGKGYNDKALWMIEAALKAQPEASPYVYQKARLTYKEDGLNSAMPFFEKVLDMQMPSTEMQTFAGVKAFSEGDFTKAIEKFSSLSKEQLYTLSVGTLMSESYAQKGEVDKALSLIKDLLNVRKENADFLLQQAHLFETYKESPTLALDSYEKAFKASQQLEVRDWLGKKIQYLKTQNKVGQHVISGDL, from the coding sequence ATGATGCGCACAGTGGTTTTGCTTCTTGCATTTCATCTGTTCTCACTTTATTGCTTCGCTGCCGAAAAAAATGCGAAAGGCCTCTTGCCTGAAGTCCGTTTGAATAGCAGCGAAGACGAAAACGAGAAAAAAGCTTTCAGCAGCGAGATTATGATCACTCGCTCTGAAAACAAGGCTATCGAATCACTGCAAGCCATCATCAAAAAGAAAAAAGGTTCTAAAGAAGAAGCGGATCTTTGGTATCGTTTGGCCGAAATGTACATGCGCCGTTCAAAATCCGGCCGTTTCTTTGATTTACATCAAGATACACCACTCTTAAAACTTTCTCCGTTCCCAGTTCCTAATGAAAAAGGTTCTGAGGCGGTTAAACGCGCTATTAAAATCTATACAAAAATTGAGATCGACTTCCCCAACTTCAAACAAATGGATGCAGTGTTATTTAATAACGCTTTTGCAAACCAACAAGTCGCTCAATACAAGCAATCAGAAGCTCTTTATCAAAAGCTTTTGACTCGCTTCCCTAAGTCTCCGCTGATTGCTGACGGTACGTTGGCGGTCGGTGAATTGCTTTATGACCAAGGTAAATTCAGAGAAGCCTTGGAGCATTTTCTTAAAGTAGAGAAATTCCCAAACAGCCGTGTTTTTTCCTACGGCATGTATAAGGCCGCTTGGGCTTATTACAACCTTCGTGATAGTGACAATGGAATCAAAAAATTAGTTGAAGTCGTAAAAACAAATCCACCATTGCAAGATGGTGAAGTACCAACAAACCGCCACAATCTTCGTCGCGAAGCTTTGCGCGACTTGACGGTTTTCATTGGCGACTCCTACCCTTCGAATAAACTTTTCTCTTTCTTTGAAGACATCACTACTGAAGACGAGTTGGGCCAAGCCATGATTGATTTGGCAAAGCTTTACGACTCTCACAGCCGTCAAAAAGAAATGAATGTGTTCTTGGAAGAATATATCGACAAGCGCTCTTCAGGTCCTGACGTCGTGAAGTCGCATTTATTGTTGGTTGAAGCCAACGAGACTTTGAAAAAACGCGATAAAGTGATCGACCATTTACAAAGCGCCAGCGATCTTTGCAAAAGAGATTCGACTTGGAGAAGTTTGCAAAAAGCTGAAGACGCAAAGGTATCGTGTGAAGAAGAGTTCCGCCACACAAGCCTTGATATGGCTAAAAAATGGTGGGAGATCTGGCTCAAGAACAAACAAAACGTAGCGTTCTCTGATTTGACGCAGAAATTATTTAAATTGATTCTTGAGAACGAAGATCCTACAAAACCAGATCTTAAGACTCGTTATGCTTACGCTGAACTTCTTTTCCAATTGGAAAAATTCGACGAAGCCAGCACGCAATACAAAATGGTTGGCGACAAAGCGACAGAAGAACCTCTTCGTCATGACGCGAACTACGCCGCTCTTTACTCAAAAGAGAAAAGTCTAGAAAAAGGCAAAGATCCTTTAAAAGAAGCTGAACGTAAGGAACTTGCTGCCAATTATTTGGCGAAGCACCCTACGGGAAAATACTCTACATTGGTTAGATTCAAAGTGGGCCATATCGCTTATGAAGAATCGAACTATGTGGAAGCCGAAAAACTCTTAAGACCGTTGGCTCAGCTTAAAGGCGCTGACAATGCTGACATTAAGAAAAAATCAGAAGACTTGATCTTGGATATGCTCAATATCCGTAAAGACTATGCCGGTATTAAAGATTTCTCTAAGCAAGTCATGAATTCGACAACGGATGATTCCCGCAAGAAGAACATGAACAAAATCTTGGAAGAAGCTCATTTCACTGAGATCCAGGAATTTGCTAAAGGCGGAGATAAAGACCAAGCTTCTCAAAAGTTGATTGCTTTCGCTAAAGAACACGAGAACTCAAAACTTTCTCAAGATGCTTTGTGGCAAGCGCTGAGCCTTCTTTATGCTGAAGGTAAGATCTATGATGCTGCTGAGCTTTCAATGAAGTTTGTGCAAAAATATCCCGAAGACAAACGTAACTTGGATGCTTTGAAGGATGCAGCAAAAGCTTATGCGGACGTCGGTCAGATTTCAAAATCGGCTGAGACTTTATTAAAAGTCGCAGACTTAGATAAGAAAAACCGCAATGCTCACCTAGAACTTGCAGCTGACATCTATCTTCTTGAAAAGAAAAACAAAGAAGCACGTGCAGCTTACATGGGCATGCTCAATGGTGCTGACAACAAAACATTGTCACGCATCTATGGCAAACTGATGGATTCTTATAAAAACGAACCGCGCTCTGCTGAACTTGAAAAATTGCAAAACCAGGTTTTAGCAAAAGGAATTGAGCCTTATACAACGCAAATCATGATTGATCGCGCAAAAGCTCTTCTGGATTCTGGTAAGTCGACAGCGGCCTTTGACTTGGCGATGAAAGCCAACGGTCGTGACGTGGCTCCTGAGATCCGTGCCGAAGCTCGTTTGATCCAAGCCCGTATTCTTGAAAAAGAGTTGGCGCAACAAAGTGTGAAAGCCCGCGAAGAAAAATTTGCGATGGTGCTTTCATTGAAAACAGAAAAACTTGATAAGGCTCACACGGCTTACTTCACAACTTTGAAAATGAGCAAAGACCCTTATCAACAATTGGAAGCGATGCGTGGTATTGACCGTTGTTACGGTAACTTTATCGAGAGCTTGCAAACAATGCCTCTTCCCGCTTCATTAACTCCGGCGGATCAAGAAGCCTTGCGTGCTGAGATCGCGAAATTGACAGCGCCAATTCAAGAAAAGAAAAACGAGAATGAAGCAAAACTCAAAGTCCTTGCCGCTTCCAAAGGTCAAGCCGCAAGCACAGAGCGCGTTTTCGCCAACATTCGCGTCGATCAAACAGTGCCGCCTCTTGTGCAGTATCCGGCTCCAGAAAAGATGACGGCATTCTTGCCATCCTCTGGAGACATGACAATTGGAAAGGTGTCTCGTTTTGAGACTCGCTCTCCGAAGGCGTGCAATAAATCCGCTATCATGACGGGTCAATTGCAATCCGTGAACACTTACGAAGTTGCAGGAAATTGTTATTATTCTAAACAGTACGAGATGGTCGAAAAACTAGGTCTTGAACTTGCGAAGAACAAAGACACTCGCGCTTTGGGACTTTTCTACGCAAGTCTTGGTTCTGAAGGAAAAGGTTATAACGACAAGGCCTTGTGGATGATTGAGGCGGCTTTAAAAGCACAACCAGAAGCTTCTCCTTACGTGTATCAAAAAGCCCGTCTCACTTACAAAGAAGATGGTTTGAATTCCGCGATGCCATTTTTCGAAAAAGTTTTAGACATGCAAATGCCATCGACAGAAATGCAAACTTTCGCTGGTGTGAAGGCATTCTCAGAGGGAGATTTTACGAAGGCAATCGAAAAATTTTCTTCTCTGTCAAAAGAACAGTTGTATACTTTGAGTGTGGGAACCTTGATGAGTGAGTCGTATGCTCAGAAGGGTGAAGTCGACAAAGCATTAAGTTTGATCAAAGATTTACTTAATGTTCGCAAAGAAAATGCCGATTTCCTTCTACAACAAGCACACTTGTTTGAGACCTACAAAGAGAGCCCAACGTTAGCGTTGGATTCTTATGAAAAAGCGTTTAAAGCCAGTCAGCAATTGGAAGTGCGCGATTGGTTAGGTAAGAAAATACAGTATTTGAAAACTCAAAACAAAGTCGGTCAGCACGTAATCTCGGGAGACTTGTAG
- a CDS encoding AgmX/PglI C-terminal domain-containing protein — MLTLIVRQSLKNGTAKTWKLRSNNATHTFGSSRLADVISIAPQTKGIQGLFEFRDGRWWYVNMDLATSAQGSTSPALCLDEEKSIELADCVLKFTPVTKETDLYLRLDKAGKEQRESGKKFQLFMVRQSGRVVETKVLPLNKKFKPAVSVTPVTIACTPSEEWQKQTVGDLEISQRTVSLENAAKLGHLSADQLVDDESKRGVYIVLGAALFLVSLGIFTPKEQSIETVATPPKVAQKIIVKTELKQKRKKVEAAPKQEVVVKETTPPAGGPKVEMPTSGSQSKVSKMMKSLAGGRISQLIGKVSAQAAKSGNVVFANGVKAGSGPSGRALAAVGGMERSGRDWGAEGNGTGVVISTAGKGGGKSASGMGGLVAGGTGGAGVGLIEEEGEITGGLDREVIAQYIKSKLGQILYCYERQLSANPDLFGKVAVKFTIGPSGQVEQQLIGDTTLKNATVEGCILNRVAAWKFPNPQGGTRVLVTYPFLFKSTN, encoded by the coding sequence ATGCTCACGTTGATTGTACGTCAGTCTCTAAAAAACGGGACTGCAAAAACCTGGAAACTTCGTTCCAATAATGCCACACACACTTTCGGTTCATCCCGATTGGCTGATGTGATTTCAATTGCTCCGCAAACCAAGGGCATTCAAGGTCTCTTTGAATTCCGCGATGGCCGCTGGTGGTATGTGAATATGGATCTGGCGACAAGCGCGCAAGGCTCTACCTCCCCTGCTCTTTGCCTGGATGAGGAAAAGAGCATTGAACTTGCGGACTGCGTGTTGAAATTCACGCCTGTTACAAAAGAAACGGATCTTTACTTGCGCTTGGATAAAGCCGGTAAAGAACAACGTGAGTCCGGTAAAAAGTTTCAGCTCTTTATGGTGAGACAATCCGGCAGAGTTGTTGAAACAAAAGTTTTACCTTTGAATAAAAAATTTAAACCTGCTGTGTCTGTAACTCCGGTTACGATTGCCTGCACTCCTTCTGAGGAATGGCAAAAACAAACAGTGGGAGATCTTGAAATCAGTCAAAGAACGGTGTCTTTGGAAAACGCGGCAAAACTGGGCCACCTTTCCGCAGACCAGTTGGTTGACGATGAGTCCAAGCGCGGCGTTTACATCGTGTTGGGTGCAGCCCTGTTCCTAGTGTCTTTGGGAATCTTCACTCCTAAAGAGCAAAGCATTGAGACTGTTGCGACTCCACCAAAAGTGGCGCAAAAAATTATCGTAAAAACAGAGCTCAAACAAAAACGTAAAAAAGTGGAAGCTGCTCCTAAGCAAGAGGTTGTTGTGAAAGAGACAACTCCTCCAGCAGGCGGCCCCAAAGTTGAGATGCCTACAAGCGGCAGCCAAAGCAAGGTTTCTAAAATGATGAAATCCCTTGCAGGTGGTCGTATTTCTCAACTCATCGGTAAAGTTTCAGCGCAAGCGGCAAAAAGCGGAAACGTTGTTTTTGCTAATGGCGTGAAAGCCGGCTCCGGTCCTTCAGGTCGTGCTCTTGCCGCTGTCGGTGGCATGGAAAGATCTGGTCGTGATTGGGGTGCGGAAGGTAACGGTACGGGAGTTGTGATTTCTACTGCCGGTAAAGGTGGTGGTAAGAGTGCTTCTGGTATGGGCGGCCTTGTTGCCGGTGGTACTGGCGGAGCGGGTGTTGGTTTGATTGAAGAAGAAGGCGAAATCACTGGCGGCTTGGACCGTGAAGTGATCGCTCAATATATCAAATCAAAACTGGGACAAATTCTTTATTGCTATGAAAGACAACTCAGCGCCAATCCTGATCTGTTCGGGAAAGTCGCTGTGAAATTCACCATTGGTCCATCGGGCCAAGTCGAACAACAGCTTATTGGTGATACAACACTTAAGAACGCAACCGTTGAGGGATGTATATTGAATAGGGTTGCCGCATGGAAGTTTCCGAATCCACAAGGGGGAACTCGAGTGCTCGTAACGTATCCATTCTTATTCAAGAGTACAAACTAA